A window of Rosa rugosa chromosome 7, drRosRugo1.1, whole genome shotgun sequence genomic DNA:
CGTTGTGCACCTCCTTCATCCATTCTTGAGATGTTGATAACATCGCTGCCTGCAATAGCCAACAATGTAGCAAAAATTTTTGTGATAGACTCAATGGTGGACATGGTGATGATGAGAGACGACCAGTTTTGGGTCGGGAAATTGATCAAGAAATGGGAGATCGGCATAGGATGGCCGAGATGGAGTTCTAGGGATTCTAGGGTTTGGAGCGGCAAACGGCGCTCTAGGGTTTCAAAAAGAAATACCTATTGGTTGCGCCAAATGGAATACTTTGTGACTAGCGTAATTGAGCTTATGATAATTCTTTTGATTTCTCCCATCCAAATATTCAGGCTCCTAAATCGcataaagaaagaaaacctCATTCCACagttgtattattattatttttttttttgaaaaagaattgatttcattagtaattaagccatgaaaacaggacagagtctaacagaacttacataaggaATTCCAGGACAAACTGggtaacctatctaagccacaactaaactcattaaagtctaaagggacgctcgctgaacaGTAAGCCTAAACTAAGCAAGAATAATCTCGCTCTCtaaggaaaatatattcatctagtctaatctgccaatcacgcaattgtggtacaaatatcaactagaagCGTCTTAGAAAAGCCtatagaaattacccctacTTCAAAAGACTTGAGTCCAGAATGTCTAAAATCCTAGAGAACTTAAGAAAGGGCTAGTCCCTCCCCCACAGGGTTGGAACCAGCACCTTCCTCAGCCTCCTCAatagccaacaacctcggcgaCAGGTTGCTCCTCGGGCCCTTCTTAAAGGTCTGCAGTGTATAGCCCAATTTGAGCCCCTTACAAACAGGCCCAATCATAGCCAGCGGTCCATGAAAATCAACCCCAAACCCTAGTCACATCCTCCAGCCTAGTATCTAGCTCGGTCAAACCAGCAGTTAGCCCTAGTTCAAACTAAGGTTTCCCGCCGGTTTTTCTGGCATCTCTTCCTGCTCGTAGCCTGCCGCCGCACTCACCTCTAGGACTGACAAATCAATCCCAGCCAACTCCAAATTTGGCCCAATCACTGCTGGCGCTACAGCAAACCCTCCTGCCGCCGCCACAGAGCTCTGCAAACTCACGGCATAATAATCCGACACCACCTAAGGTATCGCCTGCAGCAGCCCAGACCTGACGCCAAACAGCCGACACCACGACGTAGAGCCTGATCGCCTCCAAATCTGCAGGCGCCGACACCAACTTCACAACTCCAACATTCCATAGTTGTATTAGTGGGATGTTAATCTTCTTTAATAAACATATTTCtaatatttagaaaaattatttatgtcataaaatttataaataaaattttatattttatatttctaATGGCTGATCCACAATCATTCGTGCCAGGCTCAGGCCGGCCTGGCTCAGCCCTTGGGCCAATATATTTCGGCTTAGTCCGGCCCACTCTTAATCGTGTTTGGATCATGTCGAGCTCGTATCGTGGTCGGACCAAGCGGCCAATTTGTCACCTCTACTAAAGACAATCCTATCAACAAGACCGGATCTGCCCATTGGAGAGGTCCCAATAACCTGTATTTCCATGCTCAAATTAACCACATTACCCACAAAAGACCACTTcatattcaaatttcaattcataagAGTAAGAATCAAAGAATTTATACCTGTCATGCAGGACAAAAGGTTTATCCGTGTCTAGACCAACCAGCACCCATAATACAGACCAAGTTATCATCCCGACAACGTATACTGTAATAAACACTAAGAAGCTCATTAGCCCTAAACTCTAATGCCTTCATTCTTGCAATTTCAAAACCTTTATAATTCTACTTTCTACTACATAACGGCCATAACAACATTAAGTGCATGCATATGAGGGAAGACCTTAGAGTGTCACATGTTTGATGTGGATAACGCGATGAATAATGTGTGGTAAAGTGTTAGATGGGCTCAATATTAGAATAGTAATCTTGAATTCCCATGGAGTGCCTAATCTATTTACTACTAATAATTTCTAATGAAATTATACTACTTAGTAGTTAGCCCCAAACTCTAAACTTTGTACAATTTTTTGTAAAGTAATTTTAACCTAGAAGTTTCTTGATCCTAAGAGAGCAATGGCATACACAAAAAATATAAGTAAGACACTGATTACTTGTGAGGAAATAATTGGTATTAATTAGATGCCCTTTTGGACTATGAATGTTATGAGGAGCTATGTTTTCTTAGCCTGTCGGGTTGGAATTTGCTAACCTAGTTCCTTTAGGAAAAGAGCATGTGCCAAGAGCTCAATTTTAATGTGGAGTTTCTTATTCCtcgatacttttttttttcaataaaatatTCCCCGATACTTAGATGTTGAGGTTTGCTCGTATTGGTTGTAGGAATAAATGGTTTCATGAAATGAATGTATGAAGTATTGTCCAAGAATAAAAATACTTTGTACTATAAGTTCTTATAAGTAATAAGAAACCTTTCAACGGATTCCCAATGGGAAACATCAATATTTCATCTATATTTCACAGGATACTTTATTTTATCCCTCAAATTTAGAAATTATTAAAACGATACCTCAATACCTCAATTACGTAATTCGTCTAATACTTTATTGTCTTAAGTTTATAAACTATCAAAGCAGTGTCCTCAATTATGCAATCAGTACGATACTTCGGTACTTGAGGTTTATAAAATGAGACAAAATTGGACTCCTTTGAGTACAAACTTTTAACCTGTTGCCTCTGCTTCTTGAAAATCTCAATTATGACCTTGTTAATCAATGAACCGATAACTAGAATTGTTTGAGTGAGCTAATTTTGAAATTCTATGGTCCCGAattctcaatttcttttttgaCAAAAATATTGATGACCacatatttcaaaataaaaataaaaactggaAGATGCATAAGAAGGATATATTCCATTTGGTGGAGGTGTCTCTCTAAGTGAATTTCACTCAATGTTTTCTTTTGGAATTCTTTCTTTCACTTCATCTCTAAAACTAGAATGCTGTGAATAACTGGCTACCAAAATTCCTCTAAAAAATGCTTAGTGATTCATATAATTCTAATTCTCAACTGAGCTTTTCGAAAAACAGCTTAATAGGACCAGCTACGAAGTAGATAACTAATGAACACTGTGATGATTGTTAACTTCATCCACTACTGTAAAGTTTAAACTTCAGGGTAAATGACAAGTTTTGTGAAAACAGTTGGAGAAAGATGTTCTGTGCAAATTGGGATACTTTTCCATTTATTccatgaagaagaaaatggggtACGTACGTGGGTGTAAAAATAGTATAACGTAGGTAATAGTGTTCTGTTGTGAAATTTTGTTTAATCAGATGTGGATGGACTGTTATTGTCTATCAAAGGCTGAATGACTGGCCCTATTCCAAAGATGAGTACCCTTTCCATTGTCCTACGTGAAGGGTGGTACCTGACCAATTAGGTACTTCGGATGAGTGACATAAATTATGTCAACATAATATTGTTAGCACACTTTTTATGACTGTGCCTTTTGTTTCAGCGGAGATGGGAAAAAGAGTTAATTGGTGTCATATTCCTGCAGATATATACAGATTTTGATAGGTAGTTCCTGCGAGTTTTCATGATGCAATCATAGGAaaagtagaagaaaaaaaaatttaattactcTTATTAATATCGATTTGGGGAGATGACAGTTGATCCTCAGGAGCCTGTTACTCTCACTACTCCAGAAACCCTATATTATTATATGTTGATGGTGCCTGTTGATTGTGAAAATGAATGTcgtattattttttttcaaagataAATGGTGCTGTCCGTCCTCTTAACATCAGGAACTTCAAAGTTTTGTCACAGTTGATTCTGGTACCATCATTGTTACAGATGGTGATGGAAAACTTCATGGGAATTAAGGTTTGGGAAATCGAAAATGGGGCTTGTGTAGGTGGGATTAATTCTTAATTAATTAGGCAGTTGTTTTCTGTCCTTCCAGGGTGTACTGCCTGCTATTGAGTGAAGAGGTAATTATTTAaagttattaatttgttattagTGTTCTGTACCCTCAAGTGTTTCTTTTAGGGGTTTTCgcagttttttatttattttgaatgaAGGCCGCAAGTTTCTGTTTCTTATTATTCTTTTCTAATTCTAACGAATTTTTAATGAGCATTTAAGGAGCCTTTAAAGGCCACCTAAAAGACACTTCATAAAAGAAATGAAGTGggttaaatgaaaaaataattatcccatataggtttttttttttttttattttattttattaaagtaAATTTCATTCAATAAACTGCAATTACAAATGACTGCAATCACAACATCCATTAAAGGATTATAACTCACACTAAGCAACAATAAACTAAGACTAAGCTCCCATATAGTTTATTtgtatattttttaattacatATGTAAATATTATTTACGATTAAGTCGGTTAGAGATTCGATCATTCATTTCcaatgtaacaaaaaaaaaatgtttaatgATGACAATGATAATAAAATCACATAATATAATAAAGAAAAACCCCACACAGGAgggaggattcagtgcaccgacgtgcacttgcaccgaTATAATAATTTTCAGACAAACAATGCTCTTTTGATTACACATTCAATAACAAATACCTAGGCCTCTTGTGTTCCATTTCGGTGGTGTATGACTTCTTCAATCCCCTATACATATAATTTGGATTCAACTACTTCGTCCCTGACCAGATCACACTGAATGTTGATTCCTTCGGTTCTGTTATTTGCGCATACTAGTCTCTAACTAGATCGCTTTGATCTAAACCTAGGTTACACCATCTTCATCGCTTGATTGCCAATTCATGAGTTGTCTTGCTGTGTTGACAAATGGGCGAGGCTCACAACTCATAGCCGCTGTGCCACTTCATGTTTGGGTAGTGTTATTGGTTTGTATTTGAGTCTGACCTTTGGTAACTTAGGCATCCCCTTGGATCATTACATTTTCAGTGTACATTAACTAAAACTCTAAATTTTTACTAATTTGGACATTGAATTAGTCAGCTAATCTTTCTTTAGAAATGTTGGAAAAGAAATATCCAacattagaaaagtgacaaaagataatataacttataagtgggtggctcacACCTAATTGTACCGatcgaggccttttgtgattaaaacccaatacttaacgggtggttaagttgagacaatatcggtacaattGTAGGTCAcaggccacgcttgtcgctgtttaacatgatatcagagcgggtccttcTCCAATCACGTCTTCAATTGTCATGGATCTGATTTGAGTTCATTGAATTGGCTATCGAAAAGATTCCGattggattgttaccaagtgtctGATGTAAGCCTTAGATTATTACGGACAGTGTGGGATTTGTTAATtgatttcacgtgcagacctagatttaggttgcacgtgagggggtaTGGAGAAGAAAGATCCCAtattagaaaagtgacaaaagataatataacttataagtaggTGACACACACCCAATTGTACTGAgtccttttgtgattaaaactcaaTCCCTATCGGGTAGTTGAGTTAGGATAATATCGGTACAATAGTAGGCCACAAGCCACGCTTGTCGTTGTTTAACAAGAAACACTAAAACAAAATCCCATGCCCTAAACTAAAACTCCAAAGCTTTGCACACTAGATTGATTAATCctaactcaaaaataaaaacatctaactcgtcctttcaaaaaaaaaaaaaaaaaaaacattgaacTCATTATTTGAAGGACATCTTAATTTagcgcatatatatatacacgtaaaaaaaatatatttagaATTTTAATCAAAAGAGACGTGCACCAAGGACTCAAATTGGATTACACATGCATTAATAATTAAATTGGTAATTGGTTATTCTCTACTCATGCATGTATTGAGGTATGCTTTATATGCGGGGTAAATGATAAAGACAAACACACCTTACCTTCATGAGCATTAAAGTGGGTGTTATGGTGGTTGGTCCTGTGTTTCCTTGGCAATTTAATTGCTTTATCTTCAAACTCTGGAATCCAACCACAAAAAatatcacaaaataaaacgttatAAAACAAATTATATGCAGTATGAAAAAGACAAGCAGATATTTAATATTGAATGAAAGAATAGGACCCTTCCACATccctcttcttcatcatcatccttcctcccttttatttttattaagcTTTGGTGCGGAAGGAGACGTTTCCTCGTTTTTCAGCTGTTTGTATCTTCTGACAAACTTTGATgaaataaatgaagaaatttatatttttatacaTAATTTTGGTTAAAACAGCACGCCCATAATTTccatccatctctctctctctctgaaaaaGTTCTCTGTTTCTCATCAAAGGATGCCTGGCTGCATCAAATGATTTGAAAAGGGAGGGTCAAATCACAAGTTCTCTCCAGACTCCAGTTCTGATCAATTCGCAGGTACTTCACCCAAAAAAGTGAGAAATTAAAAACTAATACTAATATAATTGTCATAGAATTAAaccaaaattttattttttatttttgttacaagaaaaaaataatggcAGTCATGATCATAAATGTGTGGATAATGAGGTAGTGATAAATAAAGATGGGTCTCTTTTTCTCTATCAGCTGCCTTTTTAACCccatctctctctttacttgcttttttccttttcagtgGGGGAAGTTGCAGAGATTTTGAGTCTGACAGAGTTTGCTTTTCCCCTATTAGCTCTCTCTctttcgctctctctctctctctctctctctatattaTGTATGTGAATTGAAGGGACTGATAAATCATAAATCCCAATATTCCATAGATAGATATACAGATCACACATGGTTATAGACAGGTAGGTTGGTTTGGTgcttcaattctcttttcatGTATATGTCAATCCTTCCATATCTATCTACCTCTCATGTTTTGTAGCTATAACTGCTTATAGTCACCGGTCTCTagctccctccctccctctctctctctctcgaaaccTTTCATGGATTTTGTGTCATTGTTAGTGAAATTCTTCTTTCCTTTGCAGTGCAGAGATTGTGATCATGAAGCACGTGTATACTCATCAGATTTCAATCACACCAGCAGGTACTAATATTTTTATTCAACAAATACTATAATCAATTCCCtttcactcactctctctctttctcaatcacccgacctctctctctctctctttccataTCTCTTTATCTCCATATAAAGCCAACACAGCTACATATCCTACTCTCCCTTCTCTTACTTCTTCGAGCAGTAAATCTCTAGCTGCTTGATGATCAAGaaacaaaacccagaagccGAAATCCTATTCCGATCTGGTTTGGTTTACGCCTGAGGTCAAAAGAGGGGAGGAGATTCGAACCCAGACTTGAGTATCCGATCAGTGTATGACCTGATCAGATATATGCTTATATTTGATCCATCTTCGATCTTTTTCCCACCAATCCCTTCACTTCCTAAATCCATGGACATAATTGACTTCCTTAGATTCACAAGTTACAAATCGTTTCACTCCAACTACATACACATACAGACATACCTATACTTATATGCATGGTAGAGAaacaagggagagagagagagagagagaaagagggagtggCGTGTTCATTTGGTCGTGTGTTGGTGTTTGTTAATTTCCATTGGGTTAGTTGGGTGTGTGTGATGATGTGATCAAGCCCTTATTCTACTAACGTAGTCTCTTTTCAGTGAAGTGAAcctcaacaacaacaacaacaacaataacaacaaCAGAAACACATCAATCTCCACTGATCAGCAACACAAGATCAACTTTCGATGGCGACGTACTTTCATGGTAACTCGGAAATCCAACCCCCCGACGGCGGCTTGCAGACTCTGGTTCTCATGAACCACGGTGGTTACGTCCAGTACTCGGATACTACTCAACAGCAACAGTCACCGTCGGCAGCGACTAACCAGCTTGTCTTCCTCAACTCTGCTGGGGCCAATCCACTCGCTCAGGGCTCCACTCTCCCCCACGCGCCGCCCTCCCACACCCAGCAATTTGTCGGCATACCGCTCCCGACCGTGTCCTCTCAGGACCCCAGTAACTCGCAGTCCATGCATCCCCACCACGACATGGCCGCTCTCCACGCCTTCATGCCTCGCATTCAGACTCAGTACGCGCTCTGGAACTCAATCGACCCTTCCGCGCGTGAAACCCCACGCGCCCAGCAGGGTCTGTCCCTGAGTCTGTCGTCCCAGCAGCCCGGGTTCGGGTCCTTCCGTGGCGCTGATCGGGAAGTCCCGACTGGTGAGGATATTCGGGTTTCGAGCGGGTCCAACTCTTCGGCTTCGGGTGTGACTAATGGGGTTTCGGGTATGCAGAGCGTGTTGCTGAGCTCCAAGTACTTGAAGGCTGCACAGGAGCTTCTTGATGAGGTTGTGAACGTTGGAAATGGGATGAGGTCTGACTTGCCTAAGAAGGGTAATGGGAACCAGAGTAAGgccatggccgagtcttctatggcGGCCGCCGGAGATGGTTCGATCGGCGGTGATCAAGATAGTGGGAAGCGTGCTGTAGAGCTAAGCACTGCAGAGAGGCAGGAAGTTCAGATGAAGAAGGGAAAGCTCATCAGCATGCTTGATGAGGTATGCATATTAATATTTAATTTCTCGTATAGTTTATTACTATAGTTTTAGTACTACTACTACTTGATGATGATTGAGGGGTTTCTTAATActagtgggggggggggggggggttttgTGTCTCTTGTCATGAACATGTTGTTAGATGCAGTTAAAACGGTCATTTTCCCGTTATTTTACTATCAGTATTTTCAGAAGCTTTAACCTATTTCTTCTCACAAATTGGCAGCTCATGCTGCAGATCTTGATCAAGCTTTCTTTTGGTCTAATATTCCTTCCTTCATTCAAGATGTAATAGAATCTGAGAAATGTATTCCTTAATCTGTTTATTAGTTATCAATAAAGTCTAACACcattcaactaaaaaaaaaaacctatttcTTCTAAAGGAACTTCTAAATTCTTACATGCTAGCAACAGAGAGGGTAACAATTTTGTTTGTTGATTGAATTAGGTGGATCAAAGGTACAGACAGTACCATCGCCAGATGCAAATGGTAATTTCGTCGTTCGAGCAAGCATCCGGGATTGGTTCAGCAAGAACATACACTGCTCTTGCACTTCAAACAATCTCAAAGCAGTTCAGGTGCTTGAAAGATGCAATAACAAACCAAATTCGAGCCGCCAACAAGAGCTTAGGCGAAGAGGATTGCAGTGGGGGGAAGATTGAAGGTTCAAGGCTCAAATATGTTGACCACCAGCTCAGGCAGCAAAGAGCTCTCCAACAGTTGGGAATGATCCAGCACAATGCTTGGAGACCCCAAAGAGGATTGCCCGAAAGATCTGTTTCTGTTCttcgcgcttggcttttcgaaCATTTTCTGCACCCGTAAGCACTCTCATAATTGTATCTCTGAATTAGTCTCAATTGTCTGTGACATTCGTGTTTCACTACTAAGGACTAACAGCGACTGAATTTTTGGTTGCAGCTATCCAAAGGATTCAGACAAGCATatgcttgcaaaacaaacagggCTTACTAGGAGCCAGGTAAAACCTTTGCACATTTTAAATGTTTACTCATTTAGGTCAGAATTATTTCTTTGAGAGCATTGTATAGTCATTCTTTCACAAGAAGTGATCGTGTGACTAGTACACAAGAGTTCTGGATGCCAGAGAGGGATTGTATACAATGGTTGTATGGAAGAATTTTTAATTCCAGGGATATTGTATTGACAAGTTTGAGTACTGATTATTATGCAGGTTTCAAATTGGTTTATAAATGCTCGAGTTCGTCTGTGGAAGCCAATGGTGGAAGAAATGTACTtggaggaaatcaaggagaatGAGCTCAATGGATCATCTGAGAAGATGAGCAAGAGCAATGAGGATTCTGCATCAAAGTCCACACCTCCACAAGAGAGAAGTCCTGCTACTGATCAGAACCAAACCAATAGTACTTTCAATTCCAAACAAGAGACTTCCACAAATCATATTGCTGCTCCTCCATCAATGTCAATGTCAATGTCCTCAGCTTCAACATCTCCCACAAACATTGTTCGGAACCAGTCCGGATTCAGCCTCATCGGGTCATCAGAATTGGATGGCATCACACAAGGTAGTCCAAAGAAGCCAAGGAGCACCGAATTAATGCATTCCCCAAGTAGTATGATGAACCATATGGATGTCAAGCCTCAAGAGGTGAGCAATGAGCAAGTTTCTATGAAATTTGGGGATGAGAGGCAGAGCAGAGATGGCTACTCATTCATGGGA
This region includes:
- the LOC133722101 gene encoding BEL1-like homeodomain protein 1, with translation MATYFHGNSEIQPPDGGLQTLVLMNHGGYVQYSDTTQQQQSPSAATNQLVFLNSAGANPLAQGSTLPHAPPSHTQQFVGIPLPTVSSQDPSNSQSMHPHHDMAALHAFMPRIQTQYALWNSIDPSARETPRAQQGLSLSLSSQQPGFGSFRGADREVPTGEDIRVSSGSNSSASGVTNGVSGMQSVLLSSKYLKAAQELLDEVVNVGNGMRSDLPKKGNGNQSKAMAESSMAAAGDGSIGGDQDSGKRAVELSTAERQEVQMKKGKLISMLDEVDQRYRQYHRQMQMVISSFEQASGIGSARTYTALALQTISKQFRCLKDAITNQIRAANKSLGEEDCSGGKIEGSRLKYVDHQLRQQRALQQLGMIQHNAWRPQRGLPERSVSVLRAWLFEHFLHPYPKDSDKHMLAKQTGLTRSQVSNWFINARVRLWKPMVEEMYLEEIKENELNGSSEKMSKSNEDSASKSTPPQERSPATDQNQTNSTFNSKQETSTNHIAAPPSMSMSMSSASTSPTNIVRNQSGFSLIGSSELDGITQGSPKKPRSTELMHSPSSMMNHMDVKPQEVSNEQVSMKFGDERQSRDGYSFMGGQTNFIGNFGQYPIGEIGRFDADQFTPRFSGNGVSLTLGLPHCENLSLSGAHHQTFLPNQNIQLGRRVDHIGEPNDQFGTMNTSAPHSSAGFESIDIQNRKRFVAQLLPDFVA